From a single Fusobacterium ulcerans ATCC 49185 genomic region:
- a CDS encoding ATP-binding protein: protein MKKCKYCGKEYVKNEDSYLKNLPEFFRKKLEYIPACPCLEEEEKREMEEMERKRVQECMINKVKKFKDISVMDSRFIKSTFKNADMDNQQMQLAQKYVKSFLKKDEQEGLLFYGGIGTGKTFTTACIVNYLMERGKTVLVMNLGLYLNKLTLQWAEAEMNILEQVEKCDLLVIDDFGGEKGLDRNNTGWRAEKIYNLIDTRYRSEKPLIISTNLNFNEDEEKCEISEKFSTQGQNRIRDRIIDMCFPVQVTGKSRRGMTKQKFFEFIS from the coding sequence ATGAAGAAATGTAAGTATTGCGGGAAAGAGTATGTAAAGAATGAGGATAGTTATCTTAAAAATCTTCCTGAATTTTTCAGAAAAAAATTAGAATACATACCTGCCTGTCCCTGTCTGGAAGAGGAGGAAAAAAGAGAAATGGAGGAAATGGAAAGAAAAAGAGTTCAGGAATGTATGATAAACAAAGTGAAGAAATTTAAGGATATTTCTGTTATGGACAGCAGATTTATAAAAAGCACTTTTAAAAATGCTGATATGGACAACCAGCAGATGCAGCTGGCACAGAAATATGTGAAAAGTTTTCTGAAAAAAGATGAACAGGAGGGATTGTTGTTTTATGGAGGAATAGGAACAGGAAAGACTTTTACCACTGCCTGTATAGTCAACTATCTCATGGAAAGGGGAAAAACAGTACTGGTAATGAATTTAGGGCTGTATCTCAATAAGCTCACACTCCAGTGGGCAGAAGCAGAGATGAATATTCTGGAGCAGGTGGAAAAATGCGATTTGCTAGTGATAGACGACTTTGGAGGGGAAAAGGGGCTGGATAGAAATAATACTGGATGGAGAGCAGAGAAAATATATAATCTCATTGATACAAGATACAGAAGCGAGAAGCCTTTGATAATTTCTACAAATTTAAATTTCAACGAAGATGAGGAAAAATGCGAGATAAGTGAAAAGTTTTCAACACAGGGGCAGAATAGGATAAGAGATAGGATAATTGATATGTGCTTTCCTGTACAGGTAACAGGGAAAAGCAGAAGGGGAATGACAAAACAGAAGTTCTTTGAATTTATATCTTAA
- a CDS encoding MBL fold metallo-hydrolase: MNIYYIYHSCFVVENSEYVLIFDYYKTPRKKNPLFNIEDFIAEMDKKVVVFSSHAHADHFNPEILKWQEKNPQISYVLSSDIGLKTIPERCYIVSEGNETTVEGLNIKIYGSTDAGVSFWIKMGDKIVFHAGDLNWWYWSDDTKEEEDFMRNSFQKIIKDIKENTEKINVAFFPVDPRLEENTFLGGKYFVQELHPEIIIPMHFGKSYNVTKEFCEALKGTETKGVVINECLEKLLI; this comes from the coding sequence ATGAATATTTATTATATCTATCACAGCTGTTTTGTAGTTGAAAATTCAGAGTATGTTTTAATCTTTGATTATTATAAAACTCCAAGAAAGAAAAACCCTTTATTTAACATAGAAGATTTTATTGCCGAGATGGATAAAAAAGTAGTAGTTTTTTCTTCTCATGCACATGCAGACCATTTCAATCCTGAAATTTTGAAATGGCAGGAGAAAAATCCGCAGATATCTTATGTACTTAGTAGCGACATTGGGTTAAAAACAATCCCTGAAAGATGCTATATAGTATCAGAAGGAAATGAAACTACAGTAGAAGGGCTTAATATAAAAATATATGGTTCTACTGATGCAGGAGTATCTTTCTGGATAAAAATGGGAGATAAAATTGTATTCCATGCTGGAGATCTCAATTGGTGGTACTGGTCAGATGATACAAAAGAAGAGGAAGATTTTATGAGAAACTCTTTCCAAAAGATAATAAAAGATATAAAAGAAAATACAGAGAAGATAAATGTAGCTTTCTTCCCTGTTGATCCACGTTTGGAAGAAAATACTTTTCTTGGGGGGAAATATTTTGTTCAAGAGCTTCACCCTGAAATTATTATTCCAATGCATTTTGGAAAAAGCTACAATGTAACAAAAGAATTTTGTGAAGCATTGAAAGGAACTGAAACAAAAGGTGTAGTAATAAATGAATGTCTGGAAAAATTACTAATATAA
- a CDS encoding autotransporter domain-containing protein: protein MISNFSEVEKSLKRCLKEKVSITAATVVGFLIAGTVAFGATKPVEFTTANGPKVTINVDSGGASDVSGATDSISVAQYEKLAGKGGALENLLTVTTNEKGETIFAGAEGQSNTLGKVTATATNDGAITLLKTDSDHKSIASSLEIEAVGFNASNKATAMKAAGAEDTVTNNGAITVNKFAVGLSAGAGAAAVNNAGKIITVNSNGENADTSIGMLADTAVDKTTTLTNDGTITVTKGIGMATGELLEGAEAVLINKGTIDVTDGVGIKVEGAGKVKVEAGKITVADGKTGIKVEGTGTTTITDGSIEINGTGKGINAVGNVTLEDIAITLNGAGTGIEYTGGTVGAVTANISTKDISVENAGATGITAAISTVDKSTLDITTGSISTGNANATGIAITGQNLGAGTTTAAVKTTLGATAGTGVTVAGEKNNNITVNLENAQPAPANIKVAKAEVSGTGVNITAGKADGIITVNVNQSNLQVTDTKKLVNVANSTAGEVNINVNKSVDLLSGANLVNIGTIAGNVNVVLNADDQKVVDGSLVDVGALAAGTATVNINKNVDITGNGNIVKAGAMTAGHLNVNLNVEGVDGLTVKTGKTALDLSSVNADNVASVKNTGTVTIAGTGKLVVGNNSNTISLTNQGLITLKAVDTATPDNSSHISSGAAVNVANYGTIDLAISSDAFLGEAGASSLEDLTLVQVETALKTMHVIASDSNGSFSSVGYIKFSDGKYFTTAAALDGSHSIEDLSVALAQQSEADRAFSVKESNSLVLKAENPTDNLSNVQLNLEGTLATAPDGTNPVTIDNSTSDRIINITETGKVNVTDSKTLNYSGNITAATGPSVTEAAIVVDVTGTLGLSNGEMNMQAPETTTYTTSADRVGIKLEGNGIVNLDNYTVNADIKGELSGSNLQGTLNAKGNSKINGTVTDIKEINVTDNGMLTFGADSVIEASSSTNEQTSIDLVEGNMGVEIGENGKNVLQNSEVADVSIQSLDGSSPNDAAHGKVVLLTNTLTENTAFNLGAHLLIDGSVVANSDIYYNVVKGADGIWNAQFNKNGLLGESGLKYAELNNMYIATQSIHDILSKDIDLRAVQLDDLYSNNIYSETVKMSLDTLKMNEDAVLSLNVRPRQGEFTAQGKFLFNNTDYDREGTLRDYKVETKNTGLLGAMEYGLTDTSSVGFAFSGTKQDLDMKNGASADGDAFYFGLYRNDKFNNIDLTTGLGYMVDRVDAENFIGKDKFDSTALSGYVQGKYNYALGESLTLSPKARLTVTRFQQDSINNGRMKQEEVKDTMADVELGVEIKKGITLETGKMHLLAGASFTTNVAGKDDDYYKVNFISRAGNDGSTAKVKGANLEKNSLKLNIGADVELTNGVFYNGGLSYEFDDEDRDSIGVTLGAGYKF from the coding sequence ATGATTAGCAATTTTAGTGAAGTAGAGAAATCTCTAAAGAGATGTCTAAAGGAAAAAGTATCAATAACAGCAGCAACAGTGGTAGGGTTCTTAATAGCAGGAACAGTAGCATTTGGGGCTACAAAACCTGTAGAGTTTACAACAGCTAATGGTCCAAAAGTAACAATTAATGTTGATAGTGGTGGAGCATCCGATGTATCAGGAGCTACAGATTCCATCTCTGTAGCACAGTATGAGAAATTGGCAGGAAAAGGTGGAGCTCTTGAGAATTTATTAACAGTAACAACTAATGAAAAGGGAGAAACAATTTTTGCTGGAGCAGAAGGTCAATCAAATACATTAGGAAAAGTTACTGCAACAGCAACAAATGATGGAGCAATTACACTTTTAAAAACAGATAGTGACCATAAATCTATAGCAAGCAGCTTAGAAATTGAGGCTGTTGGATTTAATGCAAGCAATAAAGCAACAGCAATGAAAGCTGCAGGAGCAGAAGATACAGTAACAAATAATGGAGCAATTACAGTTAATAAGTTTGCTGTTGGATTATCAGCAGGAGCAGGAGCGGCAGCTGTAAATAATGCCGGCAAGATAATTACAGTAAATTCTAATGGTGAAAACGCTGATACAAGCATAGGTATGTTAGCTGATACAGCAGTTGATAAAACTACTACTCTAACAAATGATGGAACAATTACAGTAACAAAAGGTATAGGTATGGCAACTGGAGAATTATTAGAGGGAGCAGAAGCCGTCTTAATAAATAAAGGAACAATTGATGTAACAGATGGAGTAGGAATAAAAGTTGAGGGAGCAGGAAAAGTTAAGGTAGAAGCTGGAAAAATAACAGTAGCAGATGGGAAAACTGGAATAAAAGTTGAGGGAACAGGAACTACAACAATAACTGATGGAAGTATTGAAATAAATGGAACAGGAAAAGGAATTAATGCTGTAGGAAATGTAACACTTGAAGATATAGCTATCACTTTAAATGGTGCAGGAACAGGTATTGAGTATACTGGAGGAACTGTTGGAGCAGTAACAGCTAATATATCAACAAAGGATATATCTGTTGAAAATGCTGGTGCTACTGGAATAACTGCAGCTATATCAACTGTAGATAAGAGTACTCTTGATATCACAACTGGAAGTATTTCAACAGGGAATGCTAATGCTACTGGTATTGCAATAACTGGACAAAATTTAGGTGCAGGTACTACTACTGCAGCTGTAAAAACTACATTAGGAGCAACAGCAGGAACAGGGGTAACAGTAGCAGGAGAAAAAAATAATAATATTACAGTAAATCTTGAAAATGCACAACCTGCCCCTGCTAATATTAAAGTTGCTAAAGCAGAAGTATCTGGAACAGGAGTAAATATAACAGCTGGAAAAGCAGATGGAATTATTACAGTAAATGTAAACCAAAGCAATCTTCAAGTAACTGATACAAAAAAATTAGTAAATGTAGCTAATAGTACAGCTGGAGAAGTAAATATAAATGTCAATAAAAGTGTTGACTTACTATCTGGAGCCAACTTGGTAAATATAGGTACAATAGCTGGAAATGTAAATGTAGTTTTAAATGCTGATGACCAAAAAGTTGTAGATGGAAGCTTAGTTGATGTAGGAGCTCTTGCTGCAGGAACAGCAACTGTAAATATTAATAAAAATGTTGACATTACAGGAAATGGAAATATAGTTAAAGCAGGAGCTATGACAGCTGGACACTTAAATGTAAATCTTAATGTAGAAGGAGTGGATGGACTAACTGTAAAAACAGGAAAAACAGCTCTAGACTTATCAAGTGTTAATGCTGATAATGTAGCTTCAGTTAAAAATACAGGAACTGTAACAATAGCAGGAACTGGAAAATTAGTTGTGGGTAATAATTCTAATACTATATCTCTTACTAACCAGGGATTAATTACATTAAAAGCAGTTGATACAGCGACACCTGATAACAGTTCACATATTTCATCAGGGGCAGCAGTAAATGTAGCAAACTATGGAACTATTGATTTAGCTATAAGTTCAGATGCCTTTTTAGGGGAAGCTGGTGCATCTAGTTTAGAGGATTTAACTCTAGTCCAAGTAGAAACAGCGTTAAAAACTATGCATGTAATAGCTAGTGATTCAAATGGAAGTTTCTCAAGTGTTGGATACATCAAGTTTAGTGATGGAAAATACTTTACTACAGCTGCAGCACTTGATGGGTCACATTCAATAGAAGATTTATCTGTAGCTTTAGCTCAACAATCAGAAGCAGATAGAGCTTTTAGTGTAAAAGAGAGTAATTCCCTTGTATTAAAAGCAGAAAATCCAACTGATAACTTATCAAATGTACAGCTTAATTTAGAAGGAACATTAGCTACAGCTCCAGATGGAACAAATCCAGTAACAATTGATAACTCTACTTCAGATAGAATTATAAACATCACAGAAACTGGAAAGGTAAATGTAACAGATTCTAAAACATTAAACTATTCAGGAAATATAACAGCAGCAACTGGACCATCAGTAACAGAAGCTGCAATTGTAGTAGACGTTACTGGTACTCTTGGGCTTTCTAATGGAGAAATGAATATGCAAGCACCAGAAACAACAACATACACAACATCAGCAGACAGAGTAGGTATAAAGCTAGAAGGTAATGGAATAGTTAACCTTGATAATTATACAGTAAATGCTGATATAAAAGGAGAACTTAGTGGTTCTAATTTACAAGGAACATTAAATGCTAAAGGAAATTCTAAAATAAATGGTACAGTTACTGATATAAAAGAGATTAATGTAACTGATAATGGAATGCTTACATTTGGGGCAGATTCTGTAATAGAAGCTTCTAGTAGTACAAATGAGCAAACTTCAATAGACCTTGTTGAGGGAAATATGGGAGTAGAAATAGGAGAAAATGGTAAAAATGTACTTCAAAATTCTGAGGTAGCTGATGTTAGTATTCAAAGTCTAGATGGAAGTTCTCCTAATGATGCAGCACATGGAAAAGTAGTTCTGCTGACTAATACTCTTACAGAAAATACTGCATTCAATTTAGGAGCTCATCTTTTAATAGATGGAAGTGTTGTAGCTAATAGTGATATTTACTACAATGTAGTAAAAGGAGCAGATGGAATATGGAATGCACAGTTTAATAAAAATGGTTTGCTTGGAGAGAGTGGACTTAAATATGCAGAGTTGAATAATATGTATATTGCTACTCAATCTATCCATGACATATTATCAAAGGATATTGATTTAAGAGCAGTTCAACTAGATGATCTTTACTCTAATAATATCTATTCTGAAACTGTAAAAATGTCTTTAGATACATTAAAAATGAATGAAGATGCAGTTTTATCTCTAAACGTTAGACCAAGACAGGGAGAGTTTACAGCTCAAGGTAAATTCCTGTTCAATAATACTGATTATGATAGAGAAGGTACATTAAGAGATTACAAAGTAGAAACTAAAAACACAGGATTGTTAGGAGCAATGGAATATGGATTGACTGATACTTCATCAGTAGGATTTGCATTCTCTGGAACTAAACAAGACCTTGATATGAAAAATGGAGCAAGCGCTGATGGAGACGCATTCTACTTCGGACTATATAGAAATGATAAATTCAACAATATAGACTTAACTACAGGGTTGGGATATATGGTAGATAGAGTAGATGCTGAAAACTTCATTGGAAAAGATAAATTTGATTCTACAGCTTTAAGTGGATATGTTCAAGGTAAATACAACTATGCACTTGGAGAAAGCTTAACACTTTCACCAAAAGCTAGATTGACAGTAACTAGATTCCAACAGGATTCTATCAATAATGGAAGAATGAAGCAGGAAGAAGTTAAAGATACTATGGCTGATGTAGAGTTAGGAGTGGAAATCAAAAAAGGAATAACACTTGAAACAGGAAAAATGCATCTTCTGGCAGGAGCAAGTTTCACTACTAATGTAGCTGGAAAAGATGATGACTACTACAAAGTAAACTTCATAAGCAGAGCAGGAAATGATGGAAGCACTGCAAAAGTTAAGGGAGCTAACTTAGAGAAAAACAGCTTAAAACTTAACATAGGGGCAGATGTTGAATTAACAAATGGAGTATTCTACAATGGAGGATTGTCTTATGAATTTGATGATGAAGACAGAGATTCTATTGGAGTTACATTAGGAGCAGGATACAAATTCTAA
- a CDS encoding DNA-binding protein, with product MEREEYIFKKLGSLSAIDKALADEMVENLGEWTTVKKTAEYFNKHRNTIYDKVEGGDIIHKKMGASIVIYTKSLIFLLE from the coding sequence ATGGAGAGGGAAGAATATATTTTTAAGAAGCTAGGAAGTCTTTCAGCAATAGATAAGGCACTGGCAGATGAAATGGTAGAGAATCTGGGAGAATGGACTACAGTGAAGAAGACAGCAGAATATTTCAACAAACACAGAAATACTATTTATGACAAAGTTGAAGGGGGAGATATTATTCACAAAAAAATGGGAGCAAGTATTGTAATCTACACAAAAAGCCTGATTTTTCTTCTGGAATAA
- a CDS encoding helix-turn-helix domain-containing protein, producing MRFGEVLKKIRTQQRDSLRALSGKTGIYFTYIDKIEKSEKPINIEILEKLVKEYPLQKKELIKAYVNETIPDFVIEEIKSPYINNENIMIELYNIFLEKLDIKEQKDILRMVIERLEILSFRKGTLEEDKNILDEIKEKIDKI from the coding sequence ATGAGATTTGGTGAAGTACTAAAAAAGATAAGAACACAGCAGAGGGACAGTTTGAGAGCTTTATCTGGAAAAACTGGAATATATTTTACCTATATAGATAAAATAGAGAAGTCTGAAAAGCCTATAAATATTGAGATTCTTGAAAAACTTGTAAAAGAATATCCTCTGCAGAAAAAAGAATTAATAAAAGCATATGTTAATGAAACAATCCCTGATTTTGTAATAGAAGAAATTAAAAGTCCATATATAAATAATGAAAATATTATGATAGAACTATATAATATCTTCCTTGAAAAATTGGATATAAAGGAACAGAAAGATATACTGAGAATGGTAATTGAAAGACTGGAAATACTTAGCTTCAGAAAAGGAACACTAGAAGAAGATAAAAATATATTAGATGAAATAAAAGAAAAAATAGATAAAATATAA
- a CDS encoding helix-turn-helix domain-containing protein translates to MTEKIKGQGIFKEGYGFIAKKVMRDRDLNVLSKAVYAYICSYTGKGKNAFPSQNLICGDLGIGKDTLIKYVRELKDRGYVTVIQHKEKGKFAQNLYTVNINQCIVSPDTAKTDTDFIGHGQGETNNNSINNNIKDKNINNTHTRAEEKAVDNLKHEEEIEKEKSSNAPVEIQDILKKYKELKLPAYNYCPDNYVILKVWRELGTLKLFEALTEMSKSQFVKNSMSINSIFKIDNLKKALNGNFKDKRKMNAEKNNPMKKFKKPEYEDFTGDFINSILNGALEENENEEM, encoded by the coding sequence ATGACGGAGAAAATTAAAGGACAGGGAATATTTAAAGAAGGATATGGATTTATAGCAAAAAAAGTGATGAGGGACAGAGATTTAAATGTTTTATCTAAAGCTGTATATGCCTATATATGCAGCTACACTGGAAAAGGAAAAAATGCTTTTCCATCACAAAATTTAATATGCGGAGATTTGGGAATAGGCAAAGACACATTGATAAAATATGTCAGAGAATTAAAAGACAGAGGGTATGTAACAGTGATACAGCACAAAGAAAAGGGGAAGTTTGCACAAAATCTATATACTGTAAACATCAACCAATGTATAGTTTCACCGGACACGGCAAAAACCGATACGGATTTTATCGGACACGGTCAGGGAGAAACTAATAATAACAGTATTAATAATAACATAAAAGATAAAAATATAAATAATACACACACAAGGGCAGAAGAAAAAGCAGTTGATAATCTAAAACATGAAGAAGAAATTGAGAAAGAAAAATCAAGTAATGCTCCTGTGGAGATACAGGATATATTAAAAAAATATAAAGAGCTGAAATTACCTGCATATAACTATTGTCCAGATAACTATGTGATTTTGAAAGTATGGAGGGAGTTAGGAACTTTAAAGCTGTTTGAAGCACTGACAGAGATGTCCAAATCCCAGTTTGTTAAAAACAGTATGAGCATCAACAGTATTTTCAAAATAGATAATCTAAAAAAGGCTCTTAATGGAAATTTCAAAGACAAAAGAAAGATGAATGCAGAGAAAAATAATCCTATGAAAAAATTTAAAAAACCAGAGTACGAAGATTTTACAGGAGATTTTATTAACAGTATTCTAAATGGAGCATTAGAGGAGAATGAAAATGAAGAAATGTAA
- a CDS encoding HU family DNA-binding protein produces the protein MTEIEFLKLYKKKRKLKSIKESKKKLEFFWEAVFAGLAQDKKVIVKDFGVFELKKLKPRKIYDIHKNILFMTKERTALKFKVKNGFMKKLSKKVNSCSLTDETGIK, from the coding sequence ATGACAGAGATCGAATTTCTAAAATTATACAAGAAGAAGAGAAAATTAAAAAGCATAAAAGAATCAAAGAAAAAATTAGAATTTTTTTGGGAAGCAGTTTTTGCAGGACTTGCACAAGACAAAAAAGTAATAGTAAAAGATTTTGGAGTATTTGAATTAAAAAAGCTCAAGCCAAGAAAGATATATGATATTCATAAAAATATTTTGTTTATGACAAAGGAAAGGACGGCATTGAAGTTCAAGGTAAAAAACGGGTTTATGAAAAAGCTAAGTAAAAAAGTAAATAGCTGCAGCTTAACAGATGAAACTGGGATAAAGTAA